Proteins encoded by one window of Chondromyces crocatus:
- a CDS encoding prolyl oligopeptidase family serine peptidase, with product MATTTTSSTPVSSNPPPPLIPPDRPAYPPTRAEPIRERLHGVEVADPFRWLEDVKSVEVQAWMKAEDDLTRGVLKSLPERDAIAARLKELFYIDSVSAPIHRKGRYFYSRRHATKEKSVIYWRQGKQGEEKVLFDPNTWSEDGSISLGSWHPSWDGQRVAYKVQQNNSDEATMHVLDVATNKKSAVDVIEGAKYAGASWTPTGDGFYYVWLPTDPSIPVADRPGYAEVRFHKLGEDPKKDRVIRERTGDPSTFVDVSLSKDGRFLLLYVHHGWSSSDVYFRDLRKPGQPSPDRPLAVGQSAHYSVDVHKDRFYVHTDEGAPRYRVFEVNPDQPERAKWKEVIAEHPEATLESSSIIGGTLTLSYLKNAASLVELRSLEGKLVRELPLPGIGTVGGPIGLPDEDEAYFSFESYTAPPEIHATSVKTGKTELYAKIQVPVDPSPFTVEQAFFPSKDGTRVSMFIVRRKDMPRDGSTQTLLYGYGGFQISHSPHFISSVYPWLERGGTFAVANLRGGGEYGEDWHKAGMLLKKQNTFDDFIAAAEYLVREKYTRPEHLAIQGGSNGGLLVGAAMTQRPDLFSAVICAVPLLDMVRYHLFGSGKTWISEYGSADDPAQFKALFGYSPYHHVKPGTKYPALLLLSADSDDRVDPLHARKFAAALQASSTGGPVLLRIEKNAGHGGADLVRSAVEKGADQYAFALAWTRGNKP from the coding sequence ATGGCCACGACGACGACCTCCTCCACGCCCGTGTCCTCCAATCCTCCGCCGCCCCTCATCCCTCCGGACCGCCCCGCTTACCCCCCCACACGCGCCGAGCCCATCCGGGAGCGCCTTCACGGGGTGGAGGTCGCGGACCCGTTCCGCTGGCTGGAAGACGTGAAGTCCGTCGAGGTCCAGGCCTGGATGAAGGCCGAGGACGACCTCACCCGCGGTGTCCTCAAGAGCCTCCCCGAGCGCGACGCCATCGCCGCCCGCCTCAAGGAACTCTTCTACATCGACAGCGTGTCCGCTCCGATCCACCGCAAGGGCCGGTACTTCTACTCGCGGCGCCACGCCACCAAGGAGAAGTCCGTCATCTACTGGCGACAAGGGAAGCAGGGCGAAGAGAAGGTGCTCTTCGATCCGAACACCTGGTCGGAGGACGGCAGCATCTCCCTCGGCTCCTGGCACCCCTCGTGGGACGGGCAGCGCGTCGCCTACAAGGTCCAGCAGAACAACTCCGACGAGGCGACGATGCACGTGCTCGACGTCGCCACCAACAAGAAGTCGGCCGTCGACGTCATCGAGGGCGCCAAGTACGCCGGCGCGTCGTGGACCCCCACGGGTGACGGCTTCTACTACGTCTGGCTCCCGACCGACCCGTCCATTCCCGTCGCCGATCGGCCCGGCTACGCCGAGGTCCGCTTCCACAAGCTCGGCGAGGACCCGAAGAAGGACCGCGTGATCCGCGAGCGGACGGGCGATCCCTCCACGTTCGTGGACGTCTCGCTCTCGAAGGACGGCCGCTTCCTGCTGCTCTACGTGCACCATGGCTGGTCCTCGTCGGACGTGTACTTCCGCGACCTCCGCAAGCCTGGCCAGCCGTCACCCGACCGACCGCTCGCGGTGGGCCAGAGCGCGCACTACAGCGTGGATGTCCACAAGGACCGCTTCTACGTCCACACCGACGAGGGCGCGCCCCGCTACCGCGTCTTCGAGGTGAATCCCGACCAGCCCGAGCGCGCGAAGTGGAAAGAGGTCATCGCCGAGCACCCGGAGGCGACGCTCGAAAGCAGCTCGATCATCGGTGGCACCCTGACGCTCAGCTACCTGAAGAACGCCGCGAGCCTCGTCGAGCTGCGCAGCTTGGAGGGCAAGCTCGTTCGCGAGCTCCCGCTGCCGGGCATCGGCACGGTGGGCGGCCCCATCGGGCTACCGGACGAGGATGAAGCCTACTTCTCCTTCGAGTCCTACACCGCTCCCCCCGAGATCCACGCGACCTCGGTGAAGACCGGCAAGACCGAGCTCTATGCCAAGATCCAGGTGCCGGTGGACCCGTCCCCCTTCACCGTCGAGCAAGCATTCTTTCCGTCGAAGGATGGGACGCGCGTCTCGATGTTCATCGTCCGCCGCAAAGACATGCCCCGCGACGGAAGCACGCAGACCCTGCTCTATGGCTACGGCGGGTTCCAGATCTCGCACTCGCCCCATTTCATCTCGTCCGTGTACCCGTGGCTGGAGCGCGGCGGCACCTTCGCCGTCGCCAACCTCCGCGGCGGTGGCGAGTACGGCGAGGACTGGCACAAGGCCGGAATGCTCCTGAAGAAGCAGAACACCTTCGACGACTTCATCGCCGCCGCCGAGTACCTGGTCCGCGAGAAGTACACCCGGCCCGAGCACCTCGCCATCCAGGGCGGCTCGAACGGTGGACTGCTGGTGGGCGCGGCCATGACCCAGCGCCCCGACCTGTTCTCCGCCGTGATCTGCGCGGTCCCCCTGCTCGACATGGTGCGCTACCACCTGTTCGGCTCGGGCAAGACGTGGATCAGCGAGTACGGCTCTGCCGACGATCCCGCTCAGTTCAAGGCGCTGTTCGGCTACTCGCCGTACCACCACGTCAAGCCAGGTACGAAGTACCCCGCTCTCCTCCTTCTCTCGGCGGACAGCGACGATCGGGTCGACCCGCTGCACGCGCGCAAATTCGCAGCCGCGCTGCAGGCTTCGAGCACCGGCGGGCCCGTGCTCCTGCGCATCGAGAAGAACGCAGGCCACGGCGGCGCCGATCTCGTCCGCTCCGCCGTCGAGAAGGGGGCCGATCAGTACGCCTTCGCGCTCGCCTGGACCCGCGGCAACAAGCCTTGA
- a CDS encoding Ku protein has protein sequence MARSCALGPVFSGIRRASWGQTLLACTPLEMPFMPARATGSGTISFGLVTIPVKIYTATTSHRVSFHMLHRKCGTRVRMQYFCPTDEKVVARKDLIRGYEYAHDQYVTLTEGELEQLEGERSERIDILEFVPEAAVDLTYLSDTHYLGPGKGGDRAYALLAEAMTRTERLAVGRHGARGRDQLVLLRPYEGGLIMHRLRYADEVRSMEDVDFPRKVPFKQTEMDLAERLIDQLAADEFDPERHRDDYRDRVVEAMEQKVAGEEITVAPEVPKAKIIDLFEALKRSLAEHAPGKAHAGRKVKHAAAEASEEEEAPPASHRTPTKSARRPSVRKTTGRRRPHARTGTSG, from the coding sequence ATGGCTCGTTCGTGCGCTCTGGGTCCCGTTTTCTCCGGTATTCGTCGAGCTTCATGGGGTCAGACGCTCCTGGCATGCACCCCGCTAGAGATGCCGTTCATGCCCGCCCGTGCGACTGGATCAGGCACGATCTCCTTTGGACTCGTGACCATCCCTGTAAAGATCTATACCGCCACGACCTCTCATCGCGTGTCGTTCCACATGCTGCATCGCAAATGCGGCACGCGCGTGCGCATGCAGTATTTTTGCCCTACGGACGAGAAGGTCGTGGCCCGGAAAGACCTCATCCGAGGCTACGAATACGCCCACGACCAGTACGTGACCCTGACCGAGGGAGAACTCGAGCAGCTCGAAGGAGAGCGCTCCGAGCGCATCGACATCCTCGAGTTCGTACCCGAGGCCGCTGTCGACCTGACCTACCTCTCGGACACGCACTACCTCGGGCCGGGCAAGGGTGGCGACCGCGCCTACGCGCTGCTCGCCGAGGCGATGACCCGGACCGAGCGGCTGGCCGTCGGACGCCACGGAGCGCGCGGACGTGACCAGCTCGTGCTCCTGCGCCCTTACGAAGGTGGCCTGATCATGCACCGCCTGCGTTACGCCGACGAGGTCCGGTCCATGGAGGACGTGGACTTCCCTCGCAAGGTCCCCTTCAAGCAGACGGAGATGGATCTCGCCGAGCGGCTGATCGACCAGCTCGCCGCCGACGAGTTCGATCCGGAGCGCCACCGTGACGACTACCGGGATCGCGTGGTCGAGGCCATGGAGCAGAAGGTGGCCGGGGAGGAGATCACCGTCGCCCCCGAGGTGCCGAAAGCGAAGATCATCGATCTCTTCGAGGCCTTGAAGCGCAGCCTCGCGGAGCACGCGCCAGGAAAGGCCCATGCGGGTCGCAAGGTGAAGCACGCAGCGGCCGAAGCCAGCGAGGAGGAGGAGGCCCCGCCCGCCTCACACCGCACGCCAACCAAGTCGGCACGACGCCCCTCGGTCCGCAAGACGACGGGCCGTCGAAGGCCGCACGCGCGCACCGGAACGTCAGGGTGA
- the ligD gene encoding non-homologous end-joining DNA ligase: protein MKLDEYRRKRDPERTNEPFPTPEQERRARKKTTVQKRGTHEGSFVVHLHDARRRHYDLRIEVGGVLASFAVPRGPSLDPKERRLAVRTEDHPLDYIDFEKVIPEGNYGAGPMILWDRGTVRYPNGSAEEGLGGGKLDLELAGTKLQGAFTLVRTGGRRGRGRAAKGTSDEDEKGARQWLLIKRSDEFAETDRDLTAEAPRSVLSGLTVEELEAGKAPPGSRSKPAARAGRSASASTKERAKTTRKPAKAEGEKPGRTAREAVRAAAKRHVPLSNPTKVLWPGEGISKRDLQAYYEAVGPLMLPYLRDRPVMLVRYPDGIEGKHFHQWSAPRGAPSWLRTARLETDQPSEAVDTILIDSVESLLYVANLAAIEVHTLAARVSELGTCDFLTIDFDVKQSSLRAAVPLALELRQELEAAGLQGFPKTSGKTGLHVLVPLGPGIPFETAKMLADLLGRLLVHHAPEAATMERFISRRGKRVFVDTGQTGQHRTLVAPYSPRAVPEGTVSMPLDWEEVTPALDPRAFTLETVPGRLEEVGDRLDGLLSARPDVPDAVARLERMARRKRAA, encoded by the coding sequence ATGAAGCTCGACGAATACCGGAGAAAACGGGACCCAGAGCGCACGAACGAGCCATTCCCAACGCCCGAGCAAGAGCGCCGAGCGCGCAAGAAGACCACGGTTCAGAAGCGCGGGACCCACGAGGGGTCGTTCGTGGTGCACCTGCATGACGCACGGCGGCGTCATTACGACCTGCGCATCGAGGTGGGAGGCGTGCTGGCGAGTTTTGCCGTGCCCCGCGGGCCGAGCCTGGACCCCAAGGAGCGGCGGTTGGCGGTCAGGACCGAGGACCACCCGCTCGATTACATCGATTTCGAGAAGGTGATCCCGGAAGGAAACTACGGCGCAGGTCCGATGATCCTCTGGGATCGTGGAACGGTGCGCTACCCGAACGGGTCGGCGGAAGAGGGGCTCGGGGGAGGCAAGCTCGACCTCGAACTCGCGGGCACGAAGCTCCAGGGAGCGTTCACCCTGGTGCGCACGGGGGGACGACGGGGACGAGGGAGAGCGGCGAAGGGGACGTCGGACGAGGACGAGAAGGGGGCCAGGCAGTGGTTGCTCATCAAGCGAAGCGACGAGTTCGCGGAGACCGACCGTGACCTGACTGCCGAGGCACCTCGTTCGGTGCTGAGCGGGCTCACCGTCGAAGAGCTGGAGGCCGGAAAAGCGCCGCCAGGGAGCCGGTCGAAGCCGGCGGCGCGTGCAGGTCGATCGGCCTCGGCATCGACGAAGGAGCGTGCAAAGACGACCCGGAAGCCAGCGAAGGCGGAGGGCGAGAAGCCGGGAAGGACCGCGAGGGAGGCTGTTCGGGCCGCCGCGAAGCGCCACGTGCCTCTGAGCAACCCGACCAAGGTGCTCTGGCCAGGAGAAGGGATCAGCAAGCGGGATCTCCAGGCGTACTACGAGGCGGTCGGTCCCCTGATGCTGCCTTACCTGCGTGACCGTCCGGTGATGCTGGTGCGCTACCCGGACGGGATCGAGGGCAAGCACTTTCACCAGTGGAGCGCGCCCCGGGGCGCGCCGAGCTGGCTCCGCACCGCCCGGCTGGAGACGGATCAGCCCTCGGAGGCGGTGGACACGATCCTGATCGACAGCGTGGAGAGCCTTCTCTACGTGGCCAACCTGGCTGCCATCGAGGTGCACACGCTGGCCGCGAGGGTGTCGGAGCTCGGGACCTGCGACTTCCTGACGATCGATTTCGACGTGAAGCAGTCCTCGCTGAGAGCCGCGGTGCCGCTCGCCCTGGAGCTGCGTCAGGAGCTGGAGGCGGCCGGGCTTCAGGGCTTTCCGAAGACCTCGGGGAAGACAGGGCTCCATGTGCTGGTGCCGCTGGGGCCGGGGATCCCCTTCGAGACGGCGAAGATGCTGGCTGACTTGCTCGGTAGGCTGCTGGTTCATCACGCGCCGGAGGCGGCGACGATGGAGCGGTTCATCTCGCGGCGGGGGAAGCGGGTGTTCGTGGACACGGGGCAGACGGGGCAGCACCGCACCCTCGTGGCCCCGTACAGCCCCCGAGCCGTTCCGGAGGGCACGGTCTCGATGCCACTCGACTGGGAGGAGGTGACACCGGCGCTGGATCCTCGCGCGTTCACGCTGGAGACGGTGCCGGGGCGGCTCGAGGAGGTCGGCGATCGGCTCGATGGGCTGCTCTCGGCGCGACCGGATGTTCCAGACGCGGTGGCGCGCCTGGAGCGCATGGCGCGAAGGAAGAGGGCTGCCTAG
- a CDS encoding aminotransferase class V-fold PLP-dependent enzyme, which yields MRHNAEIAPPPKYTARLGDRSLFPHLAPLVFLNHAGISAPSQPVRQAVIAYLDDYAKHGSGAYPRWHAQRLRLREKLGRLVGASAADIGFVQSTTAGITALALCHPWREGDRIVLFTGEFPANVTPWLRAAEQFRLEPVFLPLDGFLSPDGDGLARLEAELLRGVGVVAVSAVQFQTGLRMPLAEIGALCRAHGAALAVDAVQACGAVPVDVHAAQIDYLACGSHKWLMGLEGCGFIYIRPERLAALRLTVAGWLSHEDAVSFLFEGPDRLRYDRPIRRRTDFVEGGNVNAGGLAGLEAALDLIVQIGVERIHEHANAFNDVLEPALVERGFKSLRAADPSRRSATLSALPPPDVAIPLLRAELDALGITCATPDGALRFSPHWPNALDEAEQVVYSLDEALTRVRSR from the coding sequence ATGCGTCACAACGCCGAGATCGCGCCGCCGCCGAAGTACACTGCCCGGCTCGGAGACCGGAGCCTCTTTCCTCATCTCGCTCCGCTGGTCTTCCTCAACCATGCCGGCATCAGCGCGCCGTCACAGCCCGTGCGCCAGGCCGTCATCGCCTACCTGGACGACTACGCCAAGCATGGCTCTGGCGCCTACCCCCGCTGGCACGCCCAGCGCTTGCGCCTCCGCGAGAAGCTCGGTCGGCTCGTTGGCGCCAGCGCGGCCGACATCGGCTTCGTGCAGAGCACCACAGCTGGCATCACCGCGCTCGCGCTCTGTCACCCGTGGCGTGAGGGCGATCGGATCGTCCTGTTCACGGGGGAGTTCCCGGCCAACGTCACGCCCTGGCTTCGCGCTGCCGAGCAGTTCCGCCTGGAGCCCGTCTTCCTTCCCCTCGACGGCTTCCTCTCCCCGGACGGCGACGGACTTGCGCGCCTCGAAGCCGAGTTGCTGCGCGGTGTCGGCGTCGTCGCCGTCAGTGCCGTGCAGTTCCAGACAGGACTCCGCATGCCTCTCGCGGAAATCGGTGCCCTCTGTCGTGCCCATGGCGCCGCTCTGGCCGTCGATGCCGTCCAGGCCTGTGGCGCCGTTCCCGTCGACGTGCACGCCGCCCAGATCGACTACCTCGCCTGCGGCAGCCACAAGTGGCTGATGGGCCTCGAAGGCTGCGGCTTCATCTACATCCGCCCCGAGCGCCTCGCCGCCCTCCGCCTCACCGTCGCTGGCTGGCTGAGCCACGAAGACGCTGTGAGCTTCCTCTTCGAGGGCCCCGACCGCCTCCGTTACGACCGACCGATTCGCCGCCGCACGGACTTCGTCGAAGGGGGCAACGTCAACGCCGGAGGCCTCGCTGGCCTCGAAGCCGCTCTCGACCTCATCGTCCAGATCGGCGTCGAGCGCATCCACGAGCATGCGAACGCCTTCAACGACGTGCTCGAGCCCGCCCTCGTCGAACGGGGCTTCAAGAGCCTGCGCGCGGCGGACCCATCGCGACGCTCTGCCACGCTGTCGGCGCTACCACCTCCCGATGTCGCCATCCCCCTCCTGCGCGCAGAGCTCGATGCGCTCGGGATCACCTGCGCCACCCCCGATGGCGCGCTGCGCTTCTCACCTCACTGGCCCAACGCCCTCGATGAGGCCGAGCAGGTGGTCTACAGCCTCGACGAGGCGCTCACGCGCGTGCGCTCGCGCTGA
- a CDS encoding YgiQ family radical SAM protein — MEARGWDSLDILIVNGDAYVDHPAFGGALIGRFLEARGFRVGMIAQPSWQDTSDLLRMGPPRLMVGITAGNLDSMLNKLTAQKKIRSEDQYSPGGEVGLRPNRAAIVYGNLCRQAFPGVPLILGGIEASLRRIAHYDYWADQVRRSVLLDAKADLLIFGMGERAVWEVAERLRKGETIRDIRDVRGTAFSLRKGEWEHIEPSRYVTDGKTVILPSYDEVKADKQAFAEMSRAFQFETNPGNARPLLQPHGTEAVYFNPPAIPLDTPLMDELYDLPFARAAHWTYEAPIPAFETVKHSIVTMRGCFGGCTFCSITEHEGRVIQSRSAESILREVRALRRMDDFRGVITDLGGPTANMYQMRCKDEAIENSCRRLSCVYPGVCENLGTDHGPLLQIMKSVREEAGVKKVFIASGVRYDLAERSPEFVRDLARHHTGGQLSVAPEHSRKDVLDKMKKPGIESYERFVEQFRCASDAAGKDQYLVPYFISGHPGATLRDMVDLAIYLKEHGMRPRQVQDFIPTPMSMATCMYHTGIDPFTREPVYTAHDMRDKRLQKALLLYWDPAHHDEAREALLKAGRRDLIGTKPHCLVPPASGKGALPIHMRRARGGSPAEAGKRKAREGNRPARPR; from the coding sequence ATGGAGGCCCGGGGCTGGGACAGCCTCGACATCCTGATCGTCAATGGCGACGCTTACGTCGACCACCCCGCATTCGGCGGAGCCCTCATCGGCCGCTTCCTCGAAGCCCGCGGCTTCCGGGTCGGAATGATTGCTCAGCCTTCCTGGCAGGACACGAGTGACCTGCTCCGGATGGGCCCTCCACGACTGATGGTCGGCATCACGGCGGGCAACCTCGACTCGATGCTCAACAAGCTCACCGCTCAGAAAAAGATCCGGAGCGAAGACCAGTACTCGCCGGGGGGAGAGGTCGGCCTGCGCCCCAACCGGGCCGCCATCGTCTACGGAAACCTCTGCCGCCAGGCTTTTCCTGGGGTCCCCCTGATTCTGGGCGGAATCGAGGCTTCCCTGCGGCGCATCGCCCATTACGACTACTGGGCCGATCAGGTACGCCGCTCCGTCTTGCTCGACGCCAAAGCCGACCTGCTCATTTTCGGCATGGGTGAGCGTGCCGTATGGGAAGTCGCCGAGCGGCTGCGCAAAGGCGAGACGATCCGCGACATCCGCGACGTCCGAGGCACCGCCTTCTCCCTCCGCAAGGGCGAGTGGGAGCACATCGAACCTTCACGTTACGTGACCGATGGCAAGACGGTCATCCTCCCCAGTTACGACGAGGTCAAGGCGGACAAGCAGGCCTTCGCCGAGATGTCCCGTGCGTTCCAGTTCGAGACCAACCCGGGCAATGCGCGGCCCCTGCTCCAGCCGCACGGGACCGAGGCCGTCTACTTCAATCCGCCGGCCATCCCGCTCGACACGCCGCTCATGGACGAACTCTACGATCTCCCGTTCGCCCGAGCGGCGCACTGGACGTACGAGGCGCCCATCCCCGCCTTCGAGACGGTCAAGCACTCCATCGTCACCATGCGCGGCTGCTTCGGGGGCTGCACCTTCTGCTCGATCACGGAACACGAAGGTCGCGTCATCCAGTCTCGCTCGGCGGAAAGCATCCTCCGGGAAGTCCGGGCGCTCCGGCGCATGGACGACTTCCGCGGGGTCATCACCGACCTCGGCGGCCCCACGGCGAACATGTACCAGATGCGCTGCAAGGACGAGGCGATCGAGAACTCTTGCCGCCGGCTGTCGTGCGTCTACCCCGGCGTCTGCGAAAACCTCGGCACCGACCACGGCCCACTCCTCCAGATCATGAAGTCCGTGCGCGAGGAGGCCGGCGTGAAGAAGGTCTTCATCGCCTCCGGCGTCCGCTACGACCTCGCCGAGCGCTCGCCGGAGTTCGTCCGCGATCTCGCCCGTCACCACACGGGCGGACAGCTCTCCGTGGCCCCCGAGCACAGCAGGAAAGACGTGCTCGACAAGATGAAGAAGCCCGGCATCGAGAGCTACGAGCGCTTCGTCGAGCAGTTCCGGTGCGCGAGCGACGCCGCGGGAAAGGACCAGTACCTCGTCCCTTACTTCATCTCGGGTCACCCTGGCGCCACCCTGCGGGACATGGTCGATCTCGCGATCTACCTGAAGGAGCACGGCATGCGCCCCCGCCAGGTCCAGGACTTCATCCCCACCCCGATGTCCATGGCCACCTGCATGTACCACACGGGCATCGACCCCTTCACCCGGGAGCCCGTGTACACCGCCCACGACATGCGGGACAAACGCCTCCAGAAAGCGCTCCTCCTCTACTGGGATCCCGCCCACCACGACGAGGCACGCGAGGCGCTCCTCAAGGCAGGGCGCCGGGATCTGATCGGCACCAAGCCCCACTGTCTCGTCCCTCCCGCATCCGGCAAAGGCGCGCTGCCCATTCACATGAGACGCGCCCGTGGCGGCAGCCCCGCCGAAGCCGGCAAGCGTAAAGCACGCGAGGGGAACCGCCCGGCGCGGCCGCGATGA
- a CDS encoding RNA polymerase sigma factor: MLGVTEPDFDEVLQEVLLATFTALQRFDIHRGARLAGPDVEPEPPSGAPALARLRQGTSWGPLQGWLFGIAWRQVSHYRERAHRRREVMVGLLRKDEGNAALAWNPEEELGRRESLVRFGAVLERLDLHRRAVLVLHDLLDFSIAEIAEELGLNRNTTQNRLRVARGEFEAALRRLNDEEWQALALSGVPMRRGQAPRRRRRKGSS; the protein is encoded by the coding sequence ATGCTCGGTGTCACCGAGCCGGACTTCGACGAGGTGTTGCAGGAGGTGTTGCTCGCCACGTTCACCGCACTGCAGCGGTTCGACATCCATCGAGGTGCGCGTCTCGCCGGTCCGGACGTAGAGCCAGAGCCGCCGTCGGGCGCTCCGGCGCTGGCGCGGCTCCGGCAAGGAACGTCCTGGGGGCCTCTGCAGGGGTGGTTATTCGGTATCGCCTGGCGTCAGGTGAGCCATTACCGAGAGCGTGCTCATCGCCGTCGTGAGGTGATGGTCGGGCTGCTCCGGAAGGACGAGGGAAATGCGGCGCTCGCGTGGAATCCGGAGGAGGAGCTTGGGAGACGCGAGAGCCTGGTACGATTCGGCGCCGTGCTCGAGCGGCTCGATTTGCATCGACGGGCGGTGCTCGTGTTGCACGATCTGCTGGACTTCAGCATTGCCGAGATCGCCGAGGAGCTTGGGCTGAATCGTAACACGACGCAAAATCGGCTGCGTGTCGCCCGGGGTGAGTTCGAGGCCGCCCTGCGGCGGCTGAATGACGAGGAGTGGCAAGCGCTTGCGCTGAGCGGCGTGCCGATGCGCAGAGGTCAGGCGCCCCGGCGAAGGCGGAGAAAAGGCTCGTCATGA
- a CDS encoding trypsin-like peptidase domain-containing protein, whose protein sequence is MTARRFVTSLAFLLPLAVPAPTLAQRAPERPAAPPPPLAAPTRSTVSGPLQDIRRLGDAFADVVDKVAPSVVQIEVAVGEDTSSPLRWFRGGGERRGVGSGVIYSSDGAILTNNHVIDGARAITVRLRDGRTFWARLVGRDPSTDLALLRIDARNLPAANFADSDAARVGSWVVAIGSPFGLGYTVTTGVLSAKGRGGVGINAVEDYLQTDASINPGNSGGPLVDLEGRVLGINTMIVSRGQGIGLAVPSIMARRVADLLLKTGRVDRTWIGVGLQDLTPEIAAEIPAAPSMGALINTVSPSGPASKANLNPGDIITAILGKPVRDAQDIIREVFLHDAGEVVTLDVFRGGKRYQTKVTLESRNEPAPPILPVQRAASQQPGLGLSVQEAADPRAPQGAKASVVRVRSVATDSPADRAGIRPGDIILEADGKPHPSATEVEAATRDGRLLLRIQRPGATFYTAVRR, encoded by the coding sequence ATGACTGCCCGCCGCTTCGTCACCTCCCTCGCTTTCCTTCTTCCTCTTGCCGTTCCTGCGCCTACCCTCGCGCAGCGCGCCCCGGAGCGCCCCGCCGCGCCCCCTCCTCCCCTCGCTGCTCCCACCAGAAGCACCGTCTCCGGACCCCTCCAAGACATCCGCCGCTTGGGCGATGCCTTCGCCGACGTCGTCGACAAGGTCGCCCCCTCGGTGGTGCAGATCGAGGTCGCGGTGGGAGAAGACACGTCCTCACCCCTGCGCTGGTTCCGCGGTGGAGGCGAGCGACGAGGCGTCGGCTCCGGTGTCATCTACTCGTCCGATGGCGCCATCCTCACCAACAACCACGTCATCGACGGCGCTCGCGCCATCACCGTGCGCCTTCGTGATGGCCGCACGTTCTGGGCGCGCCTCGTCGGACGCGATCCCTCCACCGACCTCGCGCTGCTCCGGATCGATGCCCGCAACTTGCCAGCCGCCAACTTCGCCGACAGCGACGCCGCACGCGTCGGCTCCTGGGTCGTCGCCATCGGCTCACCGTTCGGCCTGGGATACACGGTCACGACCGGCGTCCTCAGCGCCAAGGGGCGCGGAGGCGTCGGAATCAACGCCGTCGAGGACTACCTTCAGACCGACGCCAGCATCAACCCTGGCAACTCCGGCGGTCCGCTCGTCGACCTCGAGGGCCGCGTGCTCGGCATCAACACCATGATCGTCAGCCGGGGCCAGGGCATCGGACTCGCCGTTCCCTCGATCATGGCCCGCCGCGTTGCCGACCTCTTGCTCAAGACGGGCCGCGTCGACCGCACCTGGATCGGTGTCGGCCTCCAAGACCTCACGCCGGAAATCGCAGCCGAGATTCCCGCTGCCCCCTCCATGGGCGCGCTGATCAACACGGTGAGCCCCAGCGGCCCCGCCTCCAAAGCCAACTTGAACCCTGGCGACATCATCACAGCGATCCTCGGCAAGCCGGTCCGTGACGCACAGGACATCATCCGGGAGGTCTTCCTCCATGATGCAGGGGAGGTCGTCACCCTCGACGTTTTCCGCGGCGGCAAGCGCTACCAGACGAAGGTCACCCTCGAATCGAGGAACGAACCAGCCCCTCCGATCCTCCCCGTGCAACGAGCCGCATCGCAGCAGCCTGGTCTCGGCCTCTCGGTGCAAGAGGCCGCGGACCCGCGCGCCCCACAGGGAGCCAAAGCCTCCGTCGTGCGCGTCCGCAGCGTCGCCACCGACTCGCCAGCGGATCGTGCTGGCATCCGCCCGGGTGACATCATCCTCGAAGCCGATGGCAAGCCACACCCTTCGGCCACGGAGGTCGAGGCGGCAACGCGCGACGGTCGCTTGCTCCTGCGGATCCAGCGCCCTGGCGCCACGTTCTACACCGCCGTCCGCCGCTGA
- the truA gene encoding tRNA pseudouridine(38-40) synthase TruA has product MTDATRGVLLTVAYDGRPFSGFALQPDRRTVAGELLGAVRAVDPGVREVRGASRTDAGVHAFGQRIAFDTTANLPARGWVHTIARHLPEEIAIRRAAFVRPGLVPRFESLGKHYRYLLMRDRARDPFWSGRAWRLEDLRNFHLERARDEAALAVGTHDFAAFRTSADERTNTVRTLSRVEITEDPGDPRLLRVDVEGSAFMHNMVRILVGTLVDVGRGRLAPGAIGRALASCNRRDAGITAPPDGLRLERVHLRDEGTEAWPDDA; this is encoded by the coding sequence ATGACCGACGCGACGCGCGGCGTTCTGCTCACCGTCGCCTACGACGGACGCCCGTTCTCTGGCTTCGCTCTCCAGCCCGACCGTCGCACCGTCGCAGGCGAGCTGCTCGGCGCAGTGCGGGCCGTGGATCCCGGCGTGCGAGAGGTCCGCGGAGCCAGCCGCACCGACGCTGGCGTGCATGCCTTCGGGCAGCGGATCGCCTTCGACACCACCGCCAACCTCCCGGCGCGTGGCTGGGTCCACACCATCGCGCGCCATCTACCCGAAGAGATCGCCATCCGGCGGGCGGCCTTCGTCCGCCCGGGCCTCGTGCCCCGCTTCGAGAGCCTGGGGAAACACTACCGTTACCTCCTGATGCGCGATCGCGCCCGGGACCCCTTCTGGAGCGGCCGCGCCTGGCGTCTGGAGGACCTGAGAAACTTCCACCTCGAACGAGCCCGCGACGAAGCCGCCCTGGCCGTCGGCACCCACGATTTCGCGGCTTTCCGCACCAGCGCCGACGAGCGGACGAACACGGTACGCACCCTCTCTCGCGTCGAGATCACCGAGGATCCCGGCGATCCTCGCTTGCTCCGTGTCGATGTCGAAGGGAGCGCCTTCATGCACAACATGGTCCGCATCTTGGTAGGCACCCTCGTCGACGTCGGGCGTGGCCGGCTCGCACCGGGAGCCATCGGTCGGGCCCTTGCCTCCTGCAACCGCCGTGATGCTGGCATCACGGCGCCCCCGGACGGTCTGCGCCTCGAGCGGGTCCACCTGCGCGATGAAGGGACAGAGGCCTGGCCCGACGACGCTTGA